In the Alphaproteobacteria bacterium genome, GCGTCGAGCGCGAGGAAGTTGCCATCCGGCTCGCCTCTGAGCACCAGGCCGCCCGCTGTGACGGTCGAGCCGCCGCCGCCGCCGACGCGGTATGGCGTCTTGTGCTGCCAGGCGATCTTGTTGGTCCTGGCGTCGATGGCGGTGAACGTGCCGCTCATCGGCGAGCCGATCGGCGCAGACTGCCCGCCGCCGGTGTAGCGCAGTCCAAGCTTGTATCTATCGCTATAGCGCGTGAACGCGCTCGTGCGCACCGTTCCCGGCACATAGAGATATCCGGTGTCGGGGCTATAGGGCATTGGCGACCAGTTGGTACCGCCGATTCCCGAAGGTTGAATCAGGACCGGGGTTTCCCAGAACGGCGTGTAGATGCAGCCGGCCTCCTCGTAGCCCGGCAGCTTCTCGGCGCATTGGGGCACGGTCGCATCGCCGACCGGGATCGGCTGCGTCTTGGCGGTCTTCTGCCGCGGCTCCTGCGGCACCGGCTTCTCCTCGATGCCGATCAGCGGTTTTCCGTTGGTGCGGTCGAGGATGTAGACCCAGCCGGTGCGTCCCGCTTCGGCGATCCCCTTGCGGGGCTCGCCGTTGATCACGGTGTCGAACAGCACGACGGGGCTTGCGGCGTCATAGTCCCAGATGTCGTGATGCACCTGCTGGAAGTGCCAGACGTATTCGCCGGTCTTCGCCTTCAAGGCAACGATCGACGTACAGAACAGATTGTCGCCCTCACGCATCGAGCCGTCGTAGTCCGGCCCGCAATTGCCCACCGCGAAATAGACGAGCCCAAGTTCCGGATCGAGCGCCGGCGTGTTCCAGATTGCGGCGCCGCCGCGCATCGCATGATCAGTGCCGGGGGGCCAGGTATCGGCGCCGACATCGCCCGGACCGGGCAGCGTATACCAGCGCCATTTGATTTCGCCGGTCTTGGCGTCGAGCGCCGTCAACCGGCCGCGCACGCCGAACTCGCCGCCGGTGATGCCGCTGTAGATGATCCCTTCGTAATAGAGCGGTGCACTGGTGACGCCGTAACCGTTTTCCCATTTTTCGAGCGGCGTTTTCCATGCGACTTTGCCGGTCTTCATGTCGAGCGCCACAACGTTGGCGTCGAGCTGACCGAGGTAGATGTGTCCATCGCCCATCGCGAGACCGCGATTGACCCATCCGCAGCACACGGTCGAAATCTGCTGGTTGATGCCGGACCAGTATTCCCAGATGATTTCGCCGGTCTTTGCGTTGAGCGCGAAGACGTCATCATTGCCGGTGACGACATACATGATGCCGTCCTTGACCAGCGGGGAAGCCTCGAAAGAATATTTGCCGCCGACGCCGGAGCCCTTCAGGCGTGTCATCCACGCGCCCTTGAGCTTGCCGACATTCGTCGTGTCGATCTGCTTCAGTGTTGAGTAGCGCTGGTTGGTCAGATTGCCGCCATTCGTAACCCAGTCCTTGCCGACCGGACTACGGAGCAGCCGGTCGATCTCGGCATCCGCCAAGGCCGGCGCACATCCGATGATCAACAAGCCGAGAGAGAGGAATGCGGCAACAGCTTGCCGCGCAGGACAAAACATGGGCGCCCCCTTTTTTGCCACTGGCGTTTGGTCAGCCAGTACCTGCGAGCTTACAGCCCGCTGGCGGACTCACCACACGCGTTGAAGATGGGCTCCTTTGCGAAAAACGGAGGTCGCGATTGTGAGTTCGCGCGCTACTCTACCTTGATACCCGCCGACTTGATGATCGGCCACCATTTCTCGATCTCGGTTCGGTAGAAGGCACCGAGCGCCTCGGATGTTTGCGTCTCGGGCGGCGGAATGTCCTGCCCGAGGTCGGCAAGCTTCTGCTTGACGGCCGGGTCGGCAAGCGCTTCGAGCGCGGCCGCGGAGAATTTCGCGATCACATCCTTCGGGGTGCCTTTCGGCATCCACATTCCATACCACGCGACGACGTGGACGCCGGGCGCGCCCGCCTCGTCGACGGTCGGGATCTCCGGCGCCGCTGCAAGGCGCTTCCCATCCGCGACCGCATAGGCGCGCAACAACCCCTGCCGGATATAGGGTAGCGCGGAAATCGCCTGATCGATCGACAGATCGATATGGCCCGCCACCACGTCGCGCATCACGTCGGAGGACCCCGCCTTGTACGGCACGAACGTGAACGAGGTGCCGGTCACCTTCTGGAAATAGACGCCGCCGACGTGCTGGCCCGAGCCCGCTCCGCCGGTGCCTTCGGTCGCCTTGTCGGGATTGGCCTTCAGCCACGCGATCAGCTCGGTGAGCGTCGGCGGCAGCGCGTTCTTGCCGACGATGATGTACGGGTTGCCGGACAGCCGCGCGACCGGCTCGAAATCATCCACATAGGAGAACGGCGTCTTGTAGATCGCGCTGTTGACCACATGCGAGGCCCAGTTGCCGATCACCAGCGTGTAGCCGTCGGGCGCCGCACGCGCGACGCGGCCGATGCCGATCGTACCCGCGCCGCCGGTCACGTTCTCGATCACGATCTGCTGGCCGAGTATCTGCGACATGCGTTGCGCGAGAATGCGCGCCAGCGCATCGGTCGGCCCGCCCGCGCCGAACGGCACGATCATGGTGATCGGCCGCGACGGATAAGGCTGCGCCGCAGCGCTGGTGATTGCCGCCAGCAGCAGGCCGACAATGGCGAAAAGTCTCTTCATGGCCGCACGCTCCCTCAAAGATCGCGCCCTGATCATAGAGCATGCCAGATTCATGCCCGCCGCGTCTTGCCGCGCGCACGCCGCCGAAGCATAGTCACGACTGACGCCCGCTATCCATTCCAACAATCCTTTGAGGGGGAAACATGAAGCTCGTCCGCTTCGGCGCGCCCGGCCGCGAAAAGCCCGGCATCGTGGACAAAGACGGCAAAATCCGCGACCTGTCGAAAATCGTGCCCGACATCGCCGGCGAGACGCTCTCGCCGAAGGGCCTCGCCAGGCTCAAGAAGATCGACACCTCCAAGCTCCCCATCGTCAAGGCCGGCACGCGGCTCGGCCCCTGCGTCGGCGGCATGCGCCACTTCATCGCGATCGGGCTCAACTATGCGGACCACGCGGCCGAAACCGGCGCGGCGATCCCGAAGGAACCCATCATCTTCCAGAAGGCGCCGACCTCGCTGTGCGGGGCGAACGACGACACGATCATCCCGAAGGGCTCGACCAAGCTCGACTGGGAGGTCGAGATCGCGATCGTGATCGGCAGCCGCGCGCGCTATCTTTCCAAGAAGGACGCGCTCGACGCCGTCGCCGGCTACTGCATCTGCAACGACGTCTCGGAGCGCCAGTTCCAGATCGAGCGCGGCGGCCAGTGGACCAAGGGCAAGGGCTGCGAGAGTTTCGGCCCGCTCGGGCCGTGGCTGGTCACCAAGGACGAGATCAAGGACGTGCAGAAGCTTGACATGTGGCTGGACGTGAACGGCGAGAAGGCGCAGCGCGGCAATACGAAGACGATGATCTTCGGCATTGCGCACATCGTCTGGTACTGCTCGCAGTTCTTCGTGATGGAGCCGGGCGACGTGATCACCACCGGCACCCCGCCGGGCGTCGGCCTCGGCATGAAGCCGCCGAAGTTCCTGAAAGCCGGCGATGTCGTCACGCTCGGCATCGAAGGGCTGGGTGAGCAGAGGCAGAAGGTGGTGAAGTTCAAGATGTAATCCTAGCCAACGCTCCGCCGCCCGCTTGTAACGGCGCGCGGGCCTGCGCCTCATTCCCTTTCCTCCCCTCGGCAATGAGGGGAGCGGAGCGCCGCGAAGCGCACCTACCATCCGCGCATGCGAGGCGCGGCGCGCGTTTGCGAAACGCGCTCGCCTCGCGGCGCTCCACCAGCGGCTCTCGCGAATGCCTTTCGGCGTTCGCTCAGCTCCGATCCGCGCTTGCGTGTCCCCGCGATGAACCGGGGCCGTCAGCGATGCTCCTCGCACAGGGGCCGTAGTACCCCCAGGGCGGGTTACCGGAGCCGCCCGGGTGACCGGTTGCGAGCCGGCCGCGCGGGCGCCGCGCCAGCGGGCCGCGGATCGCTCCGCTGCCTGCCGCCGGAGGAGAACGCCGCATCTCCAGCGCCGCCTCCGGCCTGCTCCGCCACCAGAACGCCTCATGATGGCGCCCCTCGGCGAACAGGGTAATGTGTGTATAATCCTACGATAGGATCAAGTCAAGAGGCAACGGCCGGCATCTTGCCCTGCCAGTAGAACGGCCGTGTGGCCCATCTCGGCGACGCCGCCGCCGACCGCGTCGAGCACTTCGAAGGCGGGGGTGAGCTCGCCCGCGGCGTGCACGGTCACCTGCATGCGGCCGCCGGAGAGCGCCGCGATGCGCTCGGCGACGAGGCAACGATGCTTCAGCAACCGGCTACAACTCTTCTGTCGTCCAGCTCTACTCCCCTCCTGGAGAAGACTTGGAGCGTCGGCCCTTGCTCTTCGGCTTTTTGAGAGACCGTATTCCTTTAGCTCTTCGCGGTTTTGAGGAGATGCCCTCGATAGGTGGATAGGGCTGATACAAAGCGGATGACTGAATCTTCAAAGGCAAATCGTGAAGTGCCGACGCGTACGCTGCAACGAAATCGGTGCGCGAGACCATCTCAAACTGTGCAATGTAAATATACTGGTGTTTGGCTTCCGCTGGATCCGTCGATCCAGTTTTGCGAACGACCTTCAAGACGATGGGGAGCACCGCGTCAATCGCATCCTCGCCCGACAATGAGTTCGTAAGCGCGAACGCAATCTTTATCTGTTCTCTTATTTGATGCTCCAGAATGCGCTCGCCGATTTGCTTCGCTTCGACAGTCACGTAAGCTCGCAGCCGGTTACCCTCCGCATCCTTGATGGAAGCGATGAAGGTCGCGTCGATCTCAGGCTGAGTTTTGACCGAAACTTGGAGGTGCGCCAGTGTATCGACAACGAGACCTGATTTCGCTGCTTCTATCGCGAGGTGCGTCTCGATCAACCTCTGGGCGACGGCCACTTGTATGAGCCACGGTTCGTCGGCGCGACCCAACTTGCGCGCTTCGACCGGGATCGACAAGGCTTCAAATGGAAGAACGACGAGATCAACTGCCGGATCGAAGCGATTTGGAAATGGCAACTCTTGAGATGGGTCGAACTGAATGAACTCGAAAACTTGCTCATCTCCATACACCTGCCTTGCCGTCACGCCCAAATCGCGCAGCCGTTTAGGCCAATTCTTGTTGCATGTATCTTTGCGAATGAAGTCCTTCAAGAAGTTTGCAGGATTCTTTGTGCCTAGCTTCTTGCCTTTTTTGCCTTCATTTCGGGAATTCCTTAGATGAATGGCCTCGATAAGCGAGTCGCTATTGACGATCATTCTGCGGGGTGGCGGCCATGTATCCGTACCTAGCAACTTGTCGAACACGATTTCGATGACTTCGGGCTTTTTCGATTGGACAACACTGTCCGCTACTTCGGGCACGTCTAAGTCGTCTTCGATCTCGACCTCGTCGGCCATTCCACCTCGCTTTGACGAACGGAAGTTCCTACCGATTCGGTCGGCTTGCTAACGGTAAGCTCGGATGGCGTCTGGGTTGAGAGCGTCGGCGGGAACAAGCTGGTAGTGTTTCTCCTCCACAACTTTGACTTCGCCGCCCTGAAGAGTCAGTTCGAACAGGGCGATAATACCACCGCCCATGAATTGCGCGGCAATGGGCCGACAACGCACACCGGCGAACTCCTGTTCGGCATATCGGATGTCTTGAGCTGTTTGAACAACGCCTATTTGGTCTTTGCCGCCCTTTGCCTGAACGGGAATGACGTAATGACAACCGTGCTTGTCCAGACCAATGTAGAGTTCGTCGATTTCAATTTGACCAACACCTTTGACCGTCGTGCGCAGATGGTTTTGAAGGCTGTAAGTCGTCAGTCCCAAAAATGTGTCGATCAAGCGGTTATAGCGGACGATCGCGAGGAGTGCCTGTTCATCGTCGAGAGCATATGCACGAATTAGCTCAGGCGTAGCATCTGGAATGGCAATCGTTGCCAATGCCTCGCTTGGCTTGATGCGAGTCGCGGGAACGAGCTTGAACACATATTTGGCTCGCCCGGCGCCATCGATAATCCATTCCCGTCCATCTGGTTGCGTAGCAAGAAGTCGAGGCGGCATAGCGGTGCGATAGCGGACAGAATAAACGACATCGCCGAGGTTTTTCGGAAGCGTGATCTTGAGTTCTTCGGCGGCGCTTTCGAGGTCAGTACGCTCGAACGGTACTTCGGTGTCGCCTAGCTTGTATCGGTCGAAAAAGATCTTCTCGATGATAGCCAAGTAGCGACTGGCTTGGACAGCAGGTAAATCAGCCATTAGCGGCTACCCCGAGCCGTACACTGACGTCTTCGATTTCGTATTGCTTGCGCAGATCGTCGATATCGAGTTCGATTTTTGTGTTTTCATCGAGCTCATACACCTGCAGTCACCATAGCTGCGAGCCGAGCTGCCTCTGTTTCCGCTTGAGAGCGTTTGCGTGCGCCGCTCTTTCGATCTCGGCGAGTGTTCGGGGCCGCTATTCCAAAATGGCGAGCGGCTTCCGACATTTCCATTCGCAGTAGCGCTTCGTCGCCAAGAGCTACCGTTCGATGAGAGCGGAGCAGTTCTGCATTCAAAGCGCCTGCGATCTCTCTCCCGATGGCGCGAGCGAGTGGCGGGGGAACGGCATTTCCAACTTGGCGCGCCCCATGCCACTTCGTCGCATGAAATCTGAACCAGTCAGGAAACCCGTGCAATCGCGCCATCTCGCGCACAGTGACGCATCGCGCATACTTGTAGTGGATTGGACGGGGACTCGTAAAAGCGCCACGCGCACCGTCCGTTCCCGCTCTAAGGGTGTTGGATAGTCCGCACGCCTCTAACCGGAAGAAGCGCGATATTGGCTCGACAGTTCCGGGGAGAGTATCGTCGAAGCGGCTCCGAGAAATAGGCGTGTGCCCAGTCTGGAAGGACGACGTTAGCATTAGCGGATTCCAATCGCGCATATGTCCATAGTGCCACGCATCATTCGTCAAGCAGCGCAACTCACGTGCGTACGTGCTGGGCGTTCCCCACTTGAACGACTGAACAGCATCGCCATCACGAAGTGCCGCGTAAATTTCCGCATTTGGGACATCTTGCAACGCATCCTCGCAAGTCGGTCCTCGCGGAAGCCCAAGTTGGGGATCGTCGGCTGGCGACGTTCTCCGCTGAGGATATTCTGGAAACCGCTCACCCTTCTTTGCTCCCATCAAAATCAACCGTTCGCGATATTGGGGCACGCCAAAATGAGCTGCGTTGAGTACCTCCCAAGGAAGTTGAACCGCATATCCCGCGTCGTCGAAAGCTGTCACGAGTTCGTTCAGAAACGCGCGGTGCCTCCCGATCGTAAGGCCTTTTACGTTCTCAAATACAAAGGTACGCGCGCCCAACTCTGCGACCAAGCGCACGAAGTCGCGGACAAGGGAATTCCTTGGATCATCGAGAGCGCGATGCCCGATCAGCGAAAAGCCTTGGCAAGGAGGACCGCCGAACACACAGTCAACGGCTCGATTCCCAATACCGGCGGCGGCGCGCACTTCTCTTGCAGTTAGGCCTTTGATCGAACGCGGAATGATCGCACATTCCGGGAAATTGAACTTGTGGACCGCGCAGTGAATTGGGTCGACTTCAACGGCGGCAACGACGTCGAATCCGGCCTGCTCGAAACCAAGGCTCAAGCCCCCGGCTCCGGCGAAGAGGTCAATTCCTATCAGACGCGCCATGGTCCCCTCGAAACATCCAACACGATCCTAACTCAGGCGCTTCCGGACGGTCAGCGAACTCATATTCGATTCGAGAAATGTGCGTAACATCGAGGACAGAGCGGCGCCGTCGCGCGTCTGACATTGCCAGACCGTCAATACAGACCACCCCATCCCCTTTAGCTTTCGGATCGCTGCAGCGTCGCGTTCCTTGTTCCGCGCGATCTTGGGCTCCCAATATTCGCGGCGGCTCTTCGGCAGTCTGCCCTTCCGACATCTGGAATGACCGTGCCAGAAGCAACCGTTCACAAAGATCGCCATCTTGTAGCGAGGAAGAACAACATCCGGGCGACCGGGTAAGTCTCGGCGATGTAATCGGAATCGGTACCCTAGTGCATGCACTACGCGCCTTACGACCAGCTCTGGCCCTGTGTGCCTCTGACCGACGCTTTGCATGATGCGCCGGCGTTGCTGCGGTGTCCGCGTGTCGGCCATAGACCGACTTTGTCGTCGTCAGAGTGCCGTACGCAATCATGCGCGCCACATATGGATGTGGAATTCACATGAAACCTATCTTGGAACAAATCAGGAACACGACTGCCAGTCAAGTCCCCCTACCCCTCCCTCGCCTCCAGCACCGCCCTGATCGACACGCGCGACCAGGGCGCCGTGCGGTCCCGGAACGCCGCGTAAGAGTCATGCACCTTGCGGGCGACCTCGCTCCGAGACGCGAGGTCGCCAAGCACCTCGGCCGCGACCTTCCGCGCCGCCGCCACCACATCAGCGGGGAAGCTCCGCAGCTGCACATTGTGCTTGCCCGTCAGCGCCTCCAAAGCCTCGGCGTTGAGCCGCTCCATCTCGGCGAGCGCAAAGTTCGCCTCGGTGGCGCAGGCATGCGCGACAATCGCCTTGCCCTCGCCGTCGAGCGCCTCCCAGGCCTTGAGCGACACGATGCACTCGCCGGTGCCGTTCGGCTTGTTGAAGCCGGGGCCGTAGTACGCGGGCGCCACGCGATAGAGCCCGAGCGAGATGTCGGTGCCGGGGCCGACGAACTCGGCCGCGTCGAGCACGCCGGATTGCAGCGAGGTGAGGATCTCGCCGGGCGGCGTCGTCTGCGGCGTCGCGCCGAGCCGGCGATAGACCTCGCCGCCGAGCCCGAGCGAGCGGATCTTCAGCCCGCGCACGTCGTCGAGCGATTTCAGCTCGCGGCGGAACCAGCCGCCCATGCAGACGCCGGTGTTGCCGCCCATGAACGGCTTGGCGCCGAACGGCTTGTACAGCTCGTCCCACAGTTGCTGCCCGCCGCCGGCCTCGACCCAGGCGACGTGCTCGGCCGGCGTCAGCCCGAACGGCACGGTGGTGAAGTACGCCGCGGCCGGCATCTTGCCCTGCCAGTAGAACGAGGCCGTGTGGCCCATCTCGGCGACGCCGCCGCCGACCGCGTCGAGCACCTCGAAGGCGGGCGTGAGCTCGCCCGCGGCGTGCACGGTCACCTGCATGCGGCCGCCGGAGAGCGCCGCGATGCGCTCGGCGACACGCTCGGCCGACATGCCGGGCCCGGGCAGGCGCTTCGGCCAGGAGGTGACCATGCGCCAGCGGCGGGTTTGCGCGAGTGCGACGGAGGGGGCGGCGAGCGCTCCCGCGCTGAGCGCGGCGGCGCGGACGAGAGTGCGGCGTGTGAGCTTGGGTTGTTCGTGCTTGTCGCTGCGCGACATGGGGCGCTCCTACCACCAGGCGTGAAAATGATGCACCGGGCCGTGGCCGTGGCCGATGGAGAGTTCGTCGGCGGCGGCAATCGCGGCGGTGACGTAGACCTTCGCGTCGGCGACGGCTTCGGCCAGCGTTGCGCCTTTCGCGAGCGCGGCTGCGATCGCGGAAGAGAGCGTGCAGCCGGTGCCGTGGGTGTTCTTCGTCTCGATCTTCTCCGCCGTGAAGCGCGCGATCGCGTCGCGCGTGACGAGGAGATCGATGGCGTCGGGTTGCTGCGCGTGGCCGCCCTTGATCAGCACCGCATTAGCGCCGAGTGCGAGCAGCGCTTGCGCCTGCGCGCGCATCTCGTCTTCGTTCTGCGCAAGCGGCATGCCGGTCAGCGCCGCGGCCTCGTGCAGGTTCGGCGTGATGACGAGCGCGCGGGGGAAGAGATCGCGCGCGAGCGCGTGCGTGGCCTCCGGCGCGAGCAGGCGGTCGCCTGACGTGGCGACCATCACGGGGTCGAGCACCACGTTCGCGGCGCGCCAGCGGTCGAGCCCGGCCGCGACGGCGCCGATCGCGTTGGGCACCGACAGCATGCCGATCTTCACGGCGTCGACGCCAAGGTCGGAGAACACCGCATCGATCTGCGCCGCGATCATCGCGGGCGGCACGTCATGGATCGCGCTCACCCCTTGCGTATTTTGCGCCGTGATCGCGGTAACGATGCTGGCCCCGTAAACTCCAAGCGCCGCGAACGTCTTCAGGTCGGCCTGGATGCCGGCGCCGCCGCCCGAATCCGAGCCCGCGATGGTGACGGCGATGGCGGTCATCGTTCCACCAGCGCCCGGTCGACCACGGAACGCATCTCGCGCGCGGCGGCTTCGGGATCATCCCTCATCGAGAGTGCCGAAATGACGGCAACACCGTCCGCCCCCGCCGCGATCAACGCCGCGGCATTGGTCGCGTCGATCCCGGCGATGCCGCACACTGGAAAGTCCGGCCTGCGCGCGCGCAACGCCGCCACGACATCGCGCAGGCCCGCGACGCCGATCGGCGGATCCGGATTGTCCTTCGAGGTCGTCGCGTAGACACCGCCGATGCCCGCATAGTCGATCGCATCGAGCGGCGCCGCATTTGCCTGCGCGACCGATTTGATCGACAGCCCGATGATCGCCTGCGGCCCGAGCAGGGCCCGCGCATCTTCGGCGTGCATGTCATCCTGGCCCACATGTACGCCATCGGCCTGCGCGACCAGCGCGACATCCAGGCGATCGTTGATCACCAGCGGCACGCCGGTGCCGGCGAGCACCGCCTTGATCGCCCGCGCCTCCTCGATCATCCGCCGCGTCGAGCCCAGCTTGTCGCGCAGCTGGATCAGCGTCGCGCCACCCTTGACCACCAGGCGCGTCAGCTCGGCGAGCGGGCGGCCGTTGGCGCGCTCCGGACCGACAATCGCATTGAGGCGCAGGTCGATCATGTGACGCGCGCCTTTTCTTCCAGCGTGTGCTTGTCGAGCGCGTAGAGCGCATCGAGCAGCGCGGCCGGAAAACTCCCCGGCCCGCTGGCGCGCTCGCCCGCGATTCCGCCCGCGACGCCAAAGCACAGCAGCGCCGAGGCCACCGCCTTGAAGGCATCGCTCTCGACGGCGAGAAAGGCGGCGGTCAGCGCCGAGGCCGCGCAGCCCATGGCGGTGACGCGCGCCATCAGCGGATGGCCGTTCTCGATTCTCGTCTGCTGCGTGCCGTTACTGATGCGGTCGACCGTGCCGGTCAGCGCCATGACCGCGCGTGTCTCGCGCGCGGTGCGCGCAAGCGCCGCGTCCTCCGGCTCGTCGCCTGAGAGCGCCGTAAACTCCGCGCCGTTGAGCCGCACCGCGTCCGGGTTCTGCGCGACCAGCGAGCGCGCATAGTCCGCGCGCGCCGCCGAGCGATCGATGAACACCGGGTCGAGCACCCAGGGGATCCGCCGCTCCGCCGCGACCTCGAGCGCCGCCGCGGCCGCTGCGCGCCGCTCGGCGTCGAACGTGCCGAGATTGACCAGCAGCGCGTCCGCGCGCGCGACGAACGCACCGATCTCGTCGGGGCTCAGCGTCATCGAGGGAACCGCGCCGGCGGCGAGCAGCGTGTTCGCCGTGAAGTGCTGCGCGACCGCATTGGTGATGCAATGCACGCGGGGCGCGCGCGCGCGCAGGCACATCAGGATATCGGCTGCGATGTGCGGAAGCTCGGCCCGCATCTCAGTTCCCTCCGCCGGCATGACCCGGATCAGGTTCGATGGGTTGGCGATAAGCCTCTCAGCCCGGCGGGAGGCCGGGCACCCCATAGAGATTGCGGGGGAAATGTAACGGCCGACCTGCGGGGCTTCAAGAGGTGTCCGAGGCCCGTGTACTCATCATTGGCTGGCGACGTTAGGCCTTCAAGCTCCGCTTGCCCGCTGCTGAGCGATAGCCGCTGATATGAGCTTGCTCCGTGCCTGCGTTTCTGCCTGCACGCGGTCCATAACGCTAAACATGATAGGCTCGATATGGTCCCTCAGGGCAATTAGCGCCGTCGCGAACTCTTTCATCGATGTAGAGGTGTGCGCAAAGCGATAATCGTAGTCCTCCTTTCCGCGGTCGAGGCGGATTCCTTCGTGCTGCGAGGGTAAGAGGAAGTAACCAGCCGTCCGAAGTTGACCACCGAAGCTGCGTTCCAAGTCAACGCAATAGCCGTGCGCGATCTCGTTTCTTTTCTGGGCGTACCTGTCGGATGCCTTCAAGATTTCGAGCACCCTTTTTGTCTCATCATTGGTTATGAATTGGCCGTAGTTCCGCATGGCCCGGCGGAGCATGTCAGCCCGAGCCGAGCGGCGCGCTGAAACATACGTATCGAAGAGAGTCGGCTCTTTCCCCGCGCAGAACGCCCGAAAGAGGCCCAGGAGCGCGTCTTCGGCTGCCTCCCAAGAGGTTAAGGCAATGCCCACTGCCAGATAAATATCGGCGGCCGTTGTGTCGCCACGCTTC is a window encoding:
- the thiM gene encoding hydroxyethylthiazole kinase; protein product: MRAELPHIAADILMCLRARAPRVHCITNAVAQHFTANTLLAAGAVPSMTLSPDEIGAFVARADALLVNLGTFDAERRAAAAAALEVAAERRIPWVLDPVFIDRSAARADYARSLVAQNPDAVRLNGAEFTALSGDEPEDAALARTARETRAVMALTGTVDRISNGTQQTRIENGHPLMARVTAMGCAASALTAAFLAVESDAFKAVASALLCFGVAGGIAGERASGPGSFPAALLDALYALDKHTLEEKARVT